One uncultured Jannaschia sp. DNA segment encodes these proteins:
- a CDS encoding serine hydrolase — MWIRRIALAALAMLVLAGGAALWKREEIGRLMAVNSLFAPDRIVSNFSNMDAAFLSTPVSTGPGTPLPRGLEVALPEGAEDWIADRAVTGLVVLHDGAITHESYYLGTTEDDLRISWSVAKSFLSLLTGILVEEGALSLADPVTRHAPRLVGTAYDGATVEDVLQMESGVTFDEDYFDRDSDINRMGRTVALGGALDDFTAALTETNRTPGGEMRYVSIDTHVIGMVLRGATGRSIPDLLDEHLMGPLGIGASYFVTDGAGVAFVLGGLNMTTRDYAKMGAMVERGGRVGDVQVVPEAWIDASTVPSANTAPGGMQYGYQWWMPRDARPGEILAQGVYGQFVYIDRLRDVVIAVNGADLGFRGEGVSAGNIEMFRRIAAAQG; from the coding sequence ATGTGGATCAGACGGATTGCGCTGGCGGCACTGGCCATGCTGGTGCTGGCAGGCGGTGCGGCGCTCTGGAAGCGCGAAGAGATCGGGCGGCTGATGGCGGTCAACAGCCTCTTCGCGCCCGACCGGATCGTGTCAAATTTCTCCAACATGGATGCGGCGTTCCTCAGCACGCCGGTGAGCACCGGGCCCGGCACGCCCCTGCCCCGCGGGCTGGAGGTGGCGCTGCCCGAAGGGGCCGAGGACTGGATCGCGGACCGCGCGGTGACCGGACTTGTCGTCCTGCACGACGGCGCCATCACCCATGAAAGCTATTATCTGGGCACCACGGAAGACGACCTGCGGATCAGCTGGTCGGTCGCCAAGTCCTTCCTGTCGCTGCTGACCGGTATTCTGGTCGAGGAGGGCGCGCTGTCGCTGGCCGACCCGGTGACCCGACACGCGCCCAGGCTGGTCGGGACTGCCTATGATGGCGCCACGGTCGAGGATGTCCTCCAGATGGAATCCGGCGTGACCTTCGACGAGGACTATTTCGACCGCGACAGCGACATCAACCGGATGGGTCGCACGGTGGCGCTGGGCGGCGCGCTCGACGACTTCACCGCCGCCTTGACCGAGACGAACCGCACGCCGGGGGGCGAGATGCGCTACGTCTCGATCGACACGCACGTCATCGGGATGGTCCTGCGTGGGGCCACCGGCCGCAGCATTCCCGATCTTCTGGACGAGCATTTGATGGGTCCGCTCGGGATCGGCGCGTCCTACTTCGTGACCGATGGCGCGGGCGTGGCCTTCGTGCTCGGCGGGCTCAACATGACGACGCGCGACTATGCCAAGATGGGCGCCATGGTCGAACGGGGCGGGCGCGTCGGCGACGTGCAGGTCGTGCCCGAGGCATGGATCGACGCGTCGACGGTGCCCTCAGCCAATACCGCGCCGGGCGGGATGCAATACGGCTACCAGTGGTGGATGCCCCGCGACGCGCGTCCGGGCGAGATCTTGGCGCAGGGGGTCTATGGACAGTTCGTCTATATCGACCGCCTCCGCGATGTCGTGATCGCGGTCAACGGCGCCGATCTGGGCTTCCGGGGCGAAGGCGTGTCCGCAGGCAATATCGAGATGTTCCGTCGCATCGCCGCCGCGCAGGGGTGA
- the aroA gene encoding 3-phosphoshikimate 1-carboxyvinyltransferase: MSGHGTPQPLTARASGPLTGDAHVPGDKSISHRSLILGAMAVGETRVTGLLEGQDVLDTGRAMRAFGAEVVKRGDTWHVHGVGVGGLMEPEDVIDCGNAGTGARLLMGAAATHGFAVTYTGDASLRARPMARVTDPLALFGAVAHGRSGGRLPMTLVGASDPVPVRYAVPVPSAQVKSAVLLAGLNAPGETVVIEREATRDHSERMLAGFGADLSVEETSEGRVITLVGRPELRPQVIVVPRDPSSAAFPVCAALIVPGSDVLVPNIGLNPTRAGLFETLRDMGADLTYENPREEGGEPVADLRARFSPDMRGIEVPPERAASMIDEYPILSVVAAHAEGTTVMRGVAELRVKECDRIDAMATGLRANGITVRDGADWWEVDGRGAGGMPGGGAVESHLDHRIAMSFAVAGLAAQAPVTIDDATPIATSFPIFRDLMNGLGASL, encoded by the coding sequence ATGTCCGGCCACGGAACGCCCCAGCCCCTGACCGCCCGCGCCTCCGGGCCGTTGACCGGCGACGCGCATGTGCCCGGCGACAAGTCGATCAGCCACCGGTCGCTGATCCTTGGCGCGATGGCCGTGGGCGAGACGCGGGTGACGGGCCTTCTGGAAGGTCAGGACGTGCTCGACACCGGCCGCGCGATGCGGGCCTTCGGGGCCGAGGTCGTGAAGCGCGGCGACACCTGGCATGTCCACGGCGTCGGCGTCGGCGGGCTGATGGAGCCCGAGGACGTGATCGATTGCGGCAACGCGGGCACCGGCGCCCGCCTCTTGATGGGGGCGGCGGCGACCCACGGCTTCGCGGTCACCTATACGGGTGACGCCTCGCTCCGGGCGCGACCGATGGCGCGGGTGACGGACCCGCTGGCGCTCTTCGGGGCGGTGGCGCATGGCCGCTCGGGCGGGCGGTTGCCGATGACGCTCGTGGGCGCGTCTGACCCTGTGCCGGTGCGCTACGCGGTCCCGGTCCCTTCGGCACAGGTGAAGTCGGCGGTCCTGCTGGCGGGGCTGAACGCGCCGGGCGAGACCGTCGTGATCGAGCGCGAGGCGACTCGTGACCATTCCGAGCGGATGCTGGCGGGCTTCGGCGCAGATCTGTCGGTCGAGGAGACGTCCGAGGGCCGCGTCATCACGCTGGTCGGCCGCCCCGAGCTGCGCCCGCAGGTCATCGTGGTGCCGCGCGATCCGTCCAGCGCCGCCTTCCCCGTCTGTGCCGCGCTGATCGTGCCCGGCTCGGACGTTCTGGTGCCGAATATCGGCCTCAACCCCACGCGCGCGGGCCTCTTCGAGACGCTGCGCGACATGGGCGCGGACCTGACTTATGAAAACCCGCGCGAAGAGGGGGGCGAGCCCGTGGCCGACCTCCGCGCGCGCTTCTCGCCCGACATGCGCGGCATCGAGGTGCCACCCGAGCGGGCCGCTTCCATGATCGACGAATACCCGATTCTCTCGGTCGTCGCAGCCCATGCCGAGGGCACAACCGTGATGCGCGGCGTGGCCGAGCTTCGGGTCAAGGAATGCGACCGGATCGACGCGATGGCGACGGGCCTGCGGGCCAACGGCATCACGGTGCGCGATGGCGCCGACTGGTGGGAGGTCGACGGCCGTGGCGCAGGTGGGATGCCCGGCGGCGGCGCGGTCGAGAGCCATCTGGACCACCGCATCGCGATGTCCTTCGCGGTGGCCGGACTGGCGGCCCAGGCTCCGGTCACGATCGACGACGCGACGCCCATCGCCACGTCCTTTCCGATCTTTCGCGATTTGATGAATGGGCTGGGGGCGTCGCTGTGA
- a CDS encoding d(CMP) kinase: MIFTVAIDGPAASGKGTIGRALAAEFGFSHLDTGLLYRAVGARVMAGDDATAAARALRPDDLESPALRTAEIAAAASRCAVIAEVRAALLDFQRRMARREGGAVLDGRDIGTVVVPEAEVKLYVTAAPEVRAERRYLELVVKDPAVTRQGVLEDVLARDARDMGRVEAPLAAAPDALYLDTSEMSVEAALAAATALVRDRLPG, translated from the coding sequence GTGATCTTCACGGTGGCCATCGACGGGCCGGCGGCGTCGGGGAAGGGCACGATCGGGCGGGCGCTGGCGGCCGAGTTCGGGTTTTCGCATCTCGACACGGGGCTGCTCTACCGTGCGGTGGGCGCGCGCGTGATGGCGGGCGACGATGCGACCGCAGCCGCCCGTGCGCTCAGGCCGGACGACCTCGAGAGCCCCGCGCTGCGCACCGCCGAGATCGCCGCCGCCGCCAGCCGCTGCGCCGTGATCGCCGAGGTACGCGCGGCCCTGCTGGACTTCCAGCGGCGCATGGCGCGACGCGAAGGCGGCGCCGTGCTCGACGGGCGGGATATCGGAACCGTCGTCGTCCCCGAGGCCGAGGTGAAGCTCTACGTCACCGCCGCACCCGAGGTCCGTGCCGAACGTCGCTACCTGGAGCTGGTGGTCAAGGACCCGGCGGTGACGCGGCAGGGCGTGCTGGAGGACGTGCTCGCCCGCGATGCCCGCGACATGGGCCGGGTCGAGGCGCCGCTCGCCGCCGCCCCGGACGCGCTGTATCTCGATACGTCCGAGATGAGCGTCGAGGCCGCGCTGGCCGCCGCGACCGCGCTCGTCCGCGACCGGCTGCCGGGCTGA
- a CDS encoding LapA family protein → MSFLRYLFLGLLAFLLLVLALANRGAVTLRLLPEGLSDYVGAGAGITLPLFVVIFAAIAVGLLIGFVWEWLREHKHRAEARSERAQKERLERELAKTRATTEQDEVLALLDTPR, encoded by the coding sequence ATGAGCTTTCTGCGCTATCTCTTCCTCGGGCTCCTCGCCTTCCTGCTCCTCGTGCTGGCGCTGGCCAATCGCGGTGCGGTGACGCTGCGCCTGCTGCCCGAGGGCCTGAGCGACTATGTCGGCGCCGGGGCCGGGATCACGCTGCCGCTCTTCGTCGTCATCTTCGCGGCCATCGCGGTCGGCCTGCTGATCGGGTTCGTCTGGGAATGGCTGCGCGAGCACAAGCACCGCGCCGAGGCCCGGTCCGAGCGTGCGCAGAAGGAACGGCTCGAGCGCGAGCTGGCCAAGACCCGTGCGACCACGGAGCAGGACGAGGTTCTCGCCCTGCTCGACACCCCCCGCTGA
- the ihfB gene encoding integration host factor subunit beta, with amino-acid sequence MIRSELIQKVSDENPHLYQRDVEKIVSTIFDEITSALADGDRVELRGFGAFSVKERDARIGRNPRTGESVNVDRKHVPFFKAGKLLRDRLNNRA; translated from the coding sequence ATGATACGCTCCGAATTGATCCAGAAGGTCTCCGACGAGAATCCGCATCTCTACCAGCGCGATGTCGAGAAGATCGTCTCGACCATCTTCGACGAGATCACGTCCGCGCTGGCCGATGGGGACCGGGTTGAACTGCGCGGCTTCGGCGCCTTTTCCGTCAAGGAACGCGATGCGCGCATCGGGCGGAACCCGCGCACCGGTGAATCCGTCAATGTCGATCGCAAGCATGTGCCGTTCTTCAAGGCGGGCAAGCTGTTGCGCGACCGGCTGAACAACCGCGCCTGA
- a CDS encoding DUF2237 domain-containing protein produces the protein MTEDRPGQVPSRNVDGGPLATCSTNPVTGFFRDGCCNTGPLDTGQHTVCAVVTAEFLAHSKYLGNDLSTPRPEYGFAGLKPGDRWCLCAARFLQAHEEDVAPQVDLAATHERALDIVPEAVLRRYAAR, from the coding sequence ATGACCGAAGATCGACCCGGACAGGTGCCGTCGCGCAATGTCGATGGCGGCCCCTTGGCCACCTGTTCGACCAATCCGGTCACGGGGTTCTTTCGGGACGGCTGCTGCAACACCGGGCCGCTGGACACCGGCCAACACACAGTCTGTGCCGTGGTCACGGCCGAGTTCCTCGCCCATTCCAAGTATCTCGGGAACGATCTCAGCACGCCGCGCCCCGAATACGGCTTCGCGGGGCTGAAGCCCGGGGATCGATGGTGCCTCTGCGCCGCGCGGTTCCTGCAGGCCCACGAAGAAGACGTAGCCCCGCAGGTCGACCTCGCCGCGACCCATGAGCGTGCGCTGGATATCGTGCCCGAAGCCGTGCTTCGGCGCTACGCGGCGCGGTAG
- a CDS encoding DUF2130 domain-containing protein, producing the protein MTDPEISCPDCGGTIKLTESLAGPLLAQTRRDAADRQAAALEAQKAEIEVAAREAAQAAQAEALDAARAEAKAATERAAAQGEKLAEAQKAQARALARETELDERAREMDLTIQKQVAAATQAARAKLDAQAKAMAEDRLREAQEAATLKIAEKDTQMDALRRQIDVLTKKVEQGSQQRQGEAAELVLEDQLARAFPTDAVEPVPKGIRGADCILRVGGAGTILWESKRTAAWSKDWLPKLRDDMRSAGADLCVLVSEMRPDGIDTFAHVDGVWIAAPRYAVPLAHVLRDGMTRVAEARGAREGQATKTEMLYDYLTGPQFRGRMEAVVEPFEAMQQALLREKKHMTGQWAAREKQLEKAMAAMLGMYGDVKGIAGSAVAAIEGLEPDLLEDHEDG; encoded by the coding sequence ATGACCGACCCCGAGATTTCCTGCCCCGATTGCGGCGGCACCATCAAGTTGACCGAATCGCTGGCCGGGCCGCTTCTGGCGCAGACAAGACGCGACGCCGCCGACCGGCAGGCCGCCGCGCTCGAGGCCCAGAAGGCGGAGATCGAGGTTGCCGCGCGCGAGGCCGCGCAGGCCGCGCAGGCCGAAGCGCTCGACGCTGCCCGCGCCGAGGCCAAGGCCGCCACCGAACGGGCGGCCGCGCAGGGCGAGAAGTTGGCGGAGGCGCAGAAGGCGCAGGCCCGCGCGCTGGCCCGCGAGACCGAGCTGGACGAGCGTGCGCGCGAGATGGACCTCACCATCCAGAAGCAGGTGGCCGCCGCCACGCAGGCCGCACGCGCAAAGCTGGATGCGCAGGCCAAGGCGATGGCCGAGGACCGGCTCCGAGAGGCGCAGGAGGCGGCGACCCTGAAGATCGCCGAGAAGGACACCCAGATGGACGCGCTCCGGCGCCAGATCGACGTGCTGACCAAGAAGGTCGAGCAGGGCTCGCAGCAGCGACAGGGCGAAGCGGCGGAACTGGTGCTGGAAGACCAGCTCGCGCGCGCGTTCCCCACCGATGCGGTCGAGCCGGTTCCCAAGGGAATCCGCGGTGCCGATTGCATCCTGCGCGTCGGCGGGGCCGGGACGATCCTGTGGGAATCAAAGCGCACGGCCGCCTGGTCGAAGGACTGGCTTCCCAAGCTGCGCGACGACATGCGCAGCGCGGGGGCCGATCTCTGTGTCCTCGTCTCCGAGATGCGGCCCGACGGGATCGACACCTTCGCCCATGTCGACGGGGTCTGGATCGCCGCGCCGCGCTATGCCGTGCCGCTGGCCCACGTGCTGCGCGACGGGATGACCCGCGTGGCCGAGGCCCGCGGCGCACGCGAGGGGCAGGCGACCAAGACCGAGATGCTCTACGACTACCTGACCGGCCCGCAGTTCCGGGGCCGGATGGAGGCCGTGGTCGAGCCGTTCGAGGCGATGCAGCAGGCGCTCCTGCGCGAGAAGAAACACATGACCGGTCAATGGGCCGCCCGCGAGAAGCAGCTCGAGAAGGCGATGGCCGCGATGCTGGGCATGTATGGCGACGTGAAGGGGATCGCGGGCAGCGCGGTCGCCGCGATCGAGGGGCTGGAGCCTGATTTGCTGGAGGATCACGAGGATGGGTGA
- a CDS encoding dienelactone hydrolase family protein: protein MGDRIDYAADGATMRGYRARPDSPNGAALLVMPAFAGLRDFEMAQADRFAAMGYDVLGVDYYGDGWTAADMNEASQAMQRLNTDRPALLRRTEAALDLISEGRPVGAVGFCFGAKAVLDLSRSGHLDAAVSLHGIYDRPPTETRTMPPVLLCHGWNDPLATPADFGAMAEELESHSPDWHALCFGQTGHAFTNPDQGEGNAEMGYVAASAERTQAAVDAFFARTLIR from the coding sequence ATGGGTGACCGGATCGACTACGCTGCCGATGGCGCCACGATGCGCGGCTACCGCGCGCGGCCCGACTCGCCCAATGGCGCGGCCCTTCTGGTGATGCCCGCCTTCGCGGGGCTGCGCGACTTCGAGATGGCGCAGGCGGATCGCTTCGCTGCCATGGGTTACGACGTGCTGGGCGTCGATTACTACGGCGACGGCTGGACGGCCGCCGACATGAACGAGGCGTCGCAGGCGATGCAGCGCCTCAATACCGACCGGCCCGCGCTTCTCCGCCGGACCGAGGCGGCGCTGGACCTGATCTCCGAAGGCCGCCCGGTCGGCGCCGTGGGCTTCTGCTTCGGGGCGAAGGCCGTGCTCGACCTCTCGCGGTCAGGGCATCTGGATGCGGCCGTCTCGCTCCACGGCATCTACGACCGGCCGCCGACCGAGACCCGGACGATGCCGCCGGTGCTCCTGTGCCACGGTTGGAACGATCCGCTGGCGACGCCCGCCGATTTCGGTGCCATGGCCGAGGAGCTGGAGTCGCATTCGCCCGACTGGCACGCGCTCTGCTTCGGGCAGACCGGCCACGCCTTCACCAATCCCGACCAGGGCGAGGGCAATGCGGAGATGGGCTATGTCGCGGCCTCGGCCGAGCGGACACAGGCGGCGGTGGACGCGTTCTTCGCCCGCACCTTAATCCGCTAG
- a CDS encoding helix-turn-helix transcriptional regulator: protein MKTRGLALALLVAVQAVCAIVFVYDILVGVLGLRTVPLAWGLRELIEIGAALGLLLGSVLGALAIRQADRRRREAERRLHAASSAFMDLVEERFDAWGLTPAERDVALFSLKGQGLGDIARLRGTSEGTIKAQSAAVYRKAGVSSRTQLLGLFVEDMMEDRA from the coding sequence ATGAAGACGCGCGGGCTGGCTCTGGCGCTGCTGGTGGCCGTGCAGGCTGTCTGCGCGATCGTGTTCGTTTACGATATCCTGGTCGGCGTGCTGGGCTTGCGGACGGTGCCGCTGGCCTGGGGGCTGCGCGAGCTGATCGAGATCGGCGCCGCGCTCGGCCTGCTTCTTGGCTCGGTCCTCGGCGCGCTGGCGATCCGGCAGGCGGACCGGCGCCGCCGCGAGGCCGAGCGTCGGCTGCACGCGGCGTCCTCGGCCTTCATGGACCTGGTGGAGGAGCGATTCGACGCCTGGGGGCTGACCCCGGCGGAGCGCGACGTGGCGCTGTTTTCGCTCAAGGGACAGGGGCTCGGCGACATTGCCCGTCTCCGGGGCACGTCCGAAGGCACGATCAAGGCGCAGAGCGCGGCGGTCTACCGCAAGGCGGGCGTGTCCAGCCGCACCCAGCTTCTCGGCCTCTTCGTCGAGGACATGATGGAAGACCGCGCCTGA
- a CDS encoding PepSY domain-containing protein translates to MFIKPTSLAGIIGLMFGLPASAQTFNEQIIADLEGQGFEYIEIKNGPTQTKVEAVDGDMKLEVIYDNESGEILKQEMEAAEDEYLGREGIEIDRRDEDFLDDDDFDDDDDDDDDEDDDDDDDDDDDDDDDDDDDDDDDSDDD, encoded by the coding sequence ATGTTCATCAAACCCACCTCGCTGGCCGGTATCATCGGTCTGATGTTTGGCCTGCCCGCCTCGGCCCAGACCTTCAACGAGCAGATCATCGCCGACCTCGAAGGGCAGGGGTTCGAGTATATCGAGATCAAGAACGGTCCGACCCAGACGAAGGTTGAAGCCGTCGACGGCGACATGAAGCTCGAGGTCATCTACGACAACGAGAGCGGCGAGATCCTCAAGCAGGAGATGGAGGCCGCCGAGGACGAGTATCTGGGGCGCGAGGGGATCGAGATCGACCGCCGCGACGAGGACTTCCTCGATGACGACGATTTCGATGACGACGATGATGACGACGACGACGAAGATGACGATGATGATGATGACGATGACGATGACGATGATGACGACGATGATGATGACGACGACGATGACAGCGACGACGACTGA
- a CDS encoding phosphoribosylanthranilate isomerase, producing the protein MTRRTGGVRAKICGLRTTADVTATADAGAAYMGLVFFPKSPRNVDPATARDLALAAPPGLAKVALVVDPEDALLDALEAVPLDMIQLHGRETPERVAAIRTRTGLPVMKAVGVRDAGDLAALDTYAHVADQLLVDAKPPEGAVLPGGNGIGFDRNLIAGRNWTLPWMLAGGLTPENVAEAVRLTGARQVDVSSGVESAPGVKDAAKIAAFCAALAD; encoded by the coding sequence GTGACACGTCGCACCGGCGGCGTGCGCGCCAAGATCTGCGGCCTGCGGACGACGGCCGACGTGACCGCGACCGCGGACGCCGGTGCGGCCTATATGGGCCTCGTGTTCTTCCCCAAGTCCCCGCGCAACGTCGATCCCGCCACGGCGCGCGACCTGGCACTTGCCGCGCCACCCGGACTCGCCAAGGTCGCGCTGGTGGTCGATCCCGAGGACGCTCTGCTGGACGCGCTGGAGGCAGTCCCGCTCGACATGATCCAGCTTCATGGACGCGAGACGCCCGAACGGGTCGCGGCGATCCGAACCCGGACCGGCCTGCCGGTGATGAAAGCCGTGGGCGTGCGCGATGCGGGCGACCTCGCGGCACTCGACACCTACGCGCATGTCGCCGACCAGCTCCTCGTCGACGCCAAGCCGCCCGAGGGCGCGGTGCTCCCCGGCGGCAACGGCATCGGCTTTGACCGGAACCTGATCGCGGGGCGGAACTGGACCCTGCCCTGGATGCTGGCCGGGGGCCTGACGCCCGAAAACGTGGCCGAAGCGGTGCGCCTGACGGGCGCGCGACAGGTCGACGTGTCGTCGGGGGTCGAATCGGCGCCGGGCGTCAAGGACGCGGCGAAGATCGCAGCCTTCTGCGCGGCCCTAGCGGATTAA
- the trpB gene encoding tryptophan synthase subunit beta gives MPDDRLNSFMTGPDENGRFGDFGGRFVSETLMPLILELERQYEFAKTDDSFWAEMQDLWTHYVGRPSPLYFAERLTERLGGAKIYLKRDELNHTGAHKINNVLGQIILARRMGKTRIIAETGAGQHGVATATVCAKFGLKCVVYMGAHDVERQSPNVFRMKLLGAEVIPVTSGRGTLKDAMNDALRDWVTNVGDTFYCIGTVAGPHPYPAMVRDFQAIIGKEAREQMMAAEGRLPDTIIAAIGGGSNAMGLFFPFLDDKEVAIIGVEAGGKGVNDRMEHCASLTGGRPGVLHGNRTYLLQDDDGQILEGHSISAGLDYPGIGPEHSWLHDIGRAEYVSITDVEALEAFQLCCEMEGIIPALEPSHALAHVMKIAPDLPADHLICMNMCGRGDKDIFTVARALGWDMGDVL, from the coding sequence ATGCCCGACGATCGTCTCAACAGCTTCATGACCGGTCCCGACGAGAACGGACGGTTCGGCGATTTCGGCGGACGGTTCGTCTCCGAGACGCTGATGCCGCTGATCCTCGAGCTCGAGCGGCAATACGAATTCGCCAAGACCGACGACAGTTTCTGGGCCGAGATGCAGGATCTCTGGACCCACTATGTCGGCCGTCCCTCTCCGCTCTACTTCGCCGAGCGTCTGACCGAGCGGTTGGGCGGCGCGAAGATTTACCTCAAGCGCGACGAGCTGAATCACACCGGCGCGCACAAGATCAACAACGTGCTGGGCCAGATCATCCTCGCCCGGCGCATGGGCAAGACCCGCATCATCGCCGAAACGGGCGCGGGCCAGCATGGCGTGGCCACCGCGACGGTCTGCGCCAAGTTCGGTCTGAAATGCGTCGTCTACATGGGGGCCCACGACGTCGAGCGCCAAAGCCCCAATGTCTTCCGCATGAAGCTGCTGGGCGCCGAGGTCATTCCCGTCACCTCCGGTCGCGGCACGCTCAAGGACGCGATGAACGACGCGCTGCGCGACTGGGTGACCAACGTGGGCGATACGTTCTACTGCATCGGTACCGTCGCCGGTCCGCACCCCTATCCGGCCATGGTCCGCGACTTCCAGGCGATCATCGGCAAGGAAGCCCGCGAGCAGATGATGGCCGCCGAGGGCCGTCTGCCCGACACGATCATCGCGGCCATCGGCGGCGGGTCGAACGCGATGGGCCTGTTCTTCCCGTTCCTCGACGACAAGGAGGTCGCGATCATCGGGGTCGAGGCCGGCGGCAAGGGCGTCAACGACCGGATGGAGCATTGCGCGTCCCTGACCGGCGGGCGGCCTGGCGTGCTCCACGGCAACCGGACCTATCTGCTGCAGGACGACGACGGTCAGATCCTCGAGGGTCACTCGATCAGCGCGGGCCTCGACTATCCGGGCATCGGCCCCGAGCATTCATGGCTGCACGACATCGGCCGGGCGGAATACGTCTCGATCACCGATGTCGAGGCGCTGGAGGCGTTCCAGCTCTGCTGCGAGATGGAAGGGATCATCCCCGCGCTCGAGCCCAGCCACGCGCTGGCCCACGTCATGAAGATCGCCCCCGACCTGCCGGCCGATCACCTGATCTGCATGAACATGTGCGGCCGGGGCGACAAGGATATCTTCACCGTGGCCCGCGCCCTGGGCTGGGACATGGGCGACGTCCTCTAA
- the rpsA gene encoding 30S ribosomal protein S1, with protein MAQNASMEEFEALLNESLEIDTPTEGSVVKGKVIAIEAGQAIIDVGYKMEGRVDLKEFAQPGEAPEIEVGDEVEVYLRNVENSRGEAVISHEMARREAAWDRLEAAYGKEERVEGAIFGRVKGGFTVDLGGAVAFLPGSQVDVRPVRDAGPLMGLKQPFQILKMDRRRGNIVVSRRAILEESRAEQRAEVIGNLAEGQTVEGVVKNITEYGAFVDLGGVDGLLHVTDMAWRRVNDPREILSIGETVKVQVIKINKETHRISLGMKQLQDDPWDTVIAKYPLDSTHTGRVTNITDYGAFVELEPGVEGLVHVSEMSWTKKNVHPGKIVSTSQEVEVMVLEIDTAKRRVSLGLKQTMRNPWEVFAETHPEGTAVEGEVKNITEFGLFIGLPGDIDGMVHLSDLTWEGRGEDVIGDYRKGDIVQAVVSEVDTDKERISLSIKAAGGDPYAEAIGGVKRGSIITVEVTKIEDGGIEVEYEGMKSFIRRSDLARDRADQRPERFGVGDKIDVRVTNVNSKERRLGLSIKAREIAEEKEAVEQFGSSDSGASLGDILGAALKSDD; from the coding sequence ATGGCTCAGAACGCATCCATGGAGGAATTCGAGGCCCTCCTTAACGAAAGCCTCGAAATCGACACGCCGACCGAAGGGTCGGTGGTCAAGGGCAAGGTCATCGCGATCGAAGCGGGCCAGGCCATCATCGACGTCGGCTACAAGATGGAAGGCCGCGTCGACCTCAAGGAATTCGCCCAGCCCGGCGAAGCCCCCGAAATCGAAGTCGGCGACGAGGTGGAAGTCTACCTCCGCAATGTCGAGAATTCGCGCGGCGAAGCCGTCATCTCCCACGAGATGGCCCGCCGCGAAGCCGCCTGGGACCGCCTCGAAGCGGCCTACGGCAAGGAAGAGCGCGTCGAGGGCGCGATCTTCGGTCGCGTCAAGGGCGGCTTCACGGTCGATCTCGGCGGTGCCGTGGCGTTCCTGCCCGGCTCCCAGGTCGACGTGCGCCCCGTGCGCGACGCCGGCCCCCTGATGGGCCTCAAGCAGCCGTTCCAGATCCTCAAGATGGATCGCCGTCGCGGCAACATCGTGGTCTCGCGCCGCGCCATCCTCGAGGAAAGCCGCGCCGAGCAGCGCGCCGAGGTCATCGGCAACCTGGCCGAGGGTCAGACTGTCGAGGGCGTGGTCAAGAACATCACCGAATACGGTGCGTTCGTTGATCTCGGCGGCGTCGACGGCCTGCTGCATGTCACCGACATGGCCTGGCGCCGGGTCAACGACCCGCGCGAGATCCTGTCGATCGGCGAGACGGTCAAGGTGCAGGTCATCAAGATCAACAAGGAAACCCATCGCATCAGCCTCGGCATGAAGCAGCTGCAGGACGATCCGTGGGATACCGTGATCGCGAAGTACCCGCTCGATTCGACCCATACGGGCCGCGTCACGAACATCACCGACTACGGTGCGTTCGTGGAGCTGGAGCCGGGCGTCGAGGGACTCGTGCACGTCTCCGAGATGTCCTGGACCAAGAAGAACGTCCATCCGGGCAAGATCGTGTCCACCTCGCAAGAGGTCGAGGTCATGGTTCTCGAGATCGACACCGCCAAGCGCCGCGTGTCGCTCGGCCTCAAGCAGACGATGCGCAACCCGTGGGAGGTCTTTGCCGAGACCCATCCCGAGGGCACGGCCGTCGAGGGCGAGGTCAAGAACATCACCGAGTTCGGCCTGTTCATCGGCCTGCCCGGCGATATCGACGGCATGGTCCACCTCAGCGACCTGACCTGGGAAGGTCGCGGCGAGGACGTCATCGGCGACTATCGCAAGGGCGACATCGTCCAGGCGGTCGTGTCCGAGGTCGATACCGACAAGGAGCGTATCAGCCTTTCGATCAAGGCGGCCGGGGGCGACCCCTATGCCGAGGCGATCGGCGGCGTGAAGCGCGGCTCGATCATCACCGTCGAGGTGACCAAGATCGAGGATGGCGGCATCGAGGTGGAATACGAGGGCATGAAGTCCTTCATCCGCCGCTCGGATCTGGCCCGCGATCGTGCCGATCAGCGTCCCGAGCGCTTCGGCGTCGGCGACAAGATCGACGTCCGCGTGACCAACGTGAACTCGAAGGAGCGTCGTCTGGGTCTCTCGATCAAGGCGCGCGAGATCGCCGAAGAGAAGGAAGCCGTTGAGCAGTTCGGGTCGTCCGACTCGGGCGCGTCGCTCGGCGACATCCTCGGCGCGGCGCTCAAGTCCGACGACTGA